CCTCCTTTTCGGGCAGTTGTGTTCATCACTCTGGTCATTGCAATCATTGATACTGTCACACACCCAACTCAGCGGAAAACATTTTGCATTCTCATCACAAGAGAATTTGTTGGATTCACAAacttacaaaacaacaacaacagaagtTTGTTAGCGGAAAAATAAACCATTTTTGCAGCTGTttagtccccccccccccaccccttgagtttgttttttgtaataGTCTTGCAATTGATGCTAGGATAGTCCTTTTGTTCAAACTCACCAGGGTTAAGAGGACAGTTTCTCTCGTCTGTAGCGTCCTCACAGTCACTGAGGCCATCACACAGGGAACTCAGCAATAGGCATTTTGCACCTTTGTCACAGGAATATGTACTCCTTGGGCATCCTAAAAGACGTGACATTTCTTAAAATAAGCATAACTTTTTTATTCAAAATACTTCTTTGTGATGATCTATCTGGATCAATTTTCGTTTACGTTAAAACAATACTTTCGGCCGCTTCTATGTTGGCAAGCAAAACCAACTTCTCTTTCATTCCTTATAACTCTTTATATCAACCTACCCGCAGTGGCTTCCTGAGAAACGTCGCTTTGCTTTGAGTTAACTGTCGTGTcaaaaggaaacgaaaggaaaggaactttatttaaatgtctagtcttatataggctcgatttccagccgttttgtgagTGCGGTTGTCCTCCTCCCAACTAatatccgccatgttggatagACGAGGGACATAAGTGACCAATCACAGGGAAGCCTGCTCGATTTGAGCAGGCTTGGCAgtgattggtcaaaaaataCAATGTGTAGACCAGTAATCCAGCCGTGgtgtgggggaggaacgcgggCTCACAAAAcagctggaaatcgagcctaggtCTTACAGGGCTGGAGTACTAACTGGGGACATCGTAAACTGAAATCATGCAACAAATTAACggcaatcaaatcaaatgttggtttttcagAAGAGGGACTGCCCGGAGGAAATTCCTctcgccgagtctgggaattgaacccaagccacattggtggaaagtGAATACTCTAACCACTACGCCAGCCCTACACGAAAGGTTCTGAAGGCTTATCATAATTTTGAAGAACTTTGGATCAAAATAGCATTGGAACTCACCATCGGAGACACTGTCTGTTTCGTTGATCACGAAACAGTTTCTCTCGTCAAGCTTATCATCACAATCATTAACCCCATCACAAATCCATTTTAAAGGGATGCACTTGTTCCCTCCCTCACACCTGTAGCGATCATCGGCACAATTTGCTGTGAAAAGAATAACACTGTTTAATTATATCACATCATAAcataaaattccttttttaaaaaaaaaaaataagatgcTTCCAATATTAAAAATATCACGTGGGGCGTTGTTGTTTCGAGAAAACACATACCATCAGTAACCAAGAAATTGTAAAGATATGCGTTCGTTGACGTCGCAGAGTATCATCGCATAATTGCACTAAAAAGAATCACGTTATGGTTTTGCCGTTGCTGATCTATCCATCTAT
The Montipora capricornis isolate CH-2021 chromosome 10, ASM3666992v2, whole genome shotgun sequence genome window above contains:
- the LOC138020027 gene encoding LDL receptor repeat-containing protein egg-1-like translates to MRHVLTILILLVGALEATDGKSFGGTRKNTEALGKANCADDRYRCEGGNKCIPLKWICDGVNDCDDKLDERNCFVINETDSVSDVNSKQSDVSQEATAGCPRSTYSCDKGAKCLLLSSLCDGLSDCEDATDERNCPLNPVCESNKFSCDENAKCFPLSWVCDSINDCNDQSDEHNCPKRRTAQSVTRAAEEAAITAAQEAKLAASAAQDFMLKAKVAAEKARRALLIAEKNRERNSNKAL